From the genome of Wolbachia endosymbiont (group B) of Parapoynx stratiotata, one region includes:
- a CDS encoding ankyrin repeat domain-containing protein has translation MKSNLVRKLLINSIIPIICAIFLFQHFKPSKNIPIKSKTTSEDRIALRIAAESCNLDNVKSLVKNTVNINDTYYFGATSLHYATSGDCLEVVKFLIEEGIDVNTTDAFSWTALHYAARKGHLGIAKFLLQNGANPLAKNKDKKTPLDLAVEELNNNKEDIYEEIINLLSHYQLFP, from the coding sequence ATGAAATCTAACCTTGTTCGAAAATTATTAATAAATTCGATAATACCAATAATATGCGCCATTTTTTTGTTTCAGCATTTTAAACCGTCAAAAAATATACCAATAAAAAGTAAAACAACTAGTGAGGATAGAATAGCATTACGCATTGCAGCTGAAAGTTGCAATTTGGATAACGTAAAATCCTTAGTAAAAAACACAGTAAATATCAATGATACCTATTATTTTGGTGCAACATCATTACACTATGCCACAAGCGGAGATTGTTTAGAAGTTGTAAAATTTCTAATTGAAGAGGGCATTGATGTAAATACTACTGACGCTTTTAGCTGGACAGCTTTGCACTATGCTGCACGAAAAGGACATCTGGGAATTGCTAAATTTCTACTGCAAAATGGAGCAAATCCTCTTGCTAAAAACAAAGATAAAAAAACTCCTTTAGATCTTGCTGTAGAGGAATTAAACAATAATAAAGAAGATATTTATGAGGAAATTATCAATTTACTTTCTCACTATCAATTATTCCCATAG
- a CDS encoding SpvB/TcaC N-terminal domain-containing protein yields MESNKDTTQKSTIEAKKLELPKGGGAIKGISEAFEANSFTGTGSFSIPIPIPQCRNFSPSLSVDYSSGGGNGVFGIGFNVSIASIIRKTSKKIPTYDDEDIFVLTGADDLVLVNESSNSEYDITYYEPRIEGLFAKIERLISKNDNRVYWQVTSKDGSIAIYGKNKQAQIYDPKSNRRIAEWLLEELSDVYGNKISYYYRSSKVEQGDGRVIDRITYGHNKELKYNHFEVLFDYGKNDFISPVDKKYNEERKAIIRPDPFTSHITGFAVRTELLCRAIRIYHRFGRDPILVNGTYFDYDEKPTITYLRAVKQVGYYERGEKRFTKSTPTLVFSHTSDDSTYVSTVSSVTLNNGNKPSKELLQILKEQDFVFSEQNAEISEESSGWKIKDSEKTLVIKEKGNFLNLYNPNNKNSFNPVKIQGFSGYLNDRRLQSVDLYQEGIEGILYNDGNTILYFRPNGNGEFAQAKLLERFPSLLRKTTYSLTSLEGNGELQLYVNESGFQGYHDFDGKWSEFKLLESQVVNISSELQEMIDVTGDGRTDIVVFEGESVRVYPSAGKKGYKKAIYSKAPKDLPNQRASSESTLVRFADMFGDGKSHLVKIENGKVECWPNLGYGKFGEKVTFKNAPYFRDGFNAKRLYFADIDGSGTTDLVYANHNSLDIYYNNSGNSFSKPVTLKLPVDYNHIGRIEFADILGNGTNCLLISYLDQNLKLQHLYYDFYNGVKPHLLKQIDNNMGNITRLHYAASTKFYLEDRKENRPWVTSLPFPVQVIEKIETIDNIVGSKLTNKYRYHHGFYDYTEKEFRGFGFVETWDTEDFSSSDQTEREHYVAPIYTKTWYHTGAYKKAENLVESYRKEFYQGDREALKITPQVFDENIISIEDKRQAYRAIQGQMLRQEVYGLDENPDLYQHPYSVTESSACVKLLQSSTNSSHKVFKYGIFFVNLQETINYHYERNCCDPRIQHDFVLEVDEYGNVIKSASITYPRRIEPNNYSEQQKLHATLERNFYVNNTKEFYLLGALYKSQAFEIGGLRVAVSGYTNINDLRTHITQSLQNTIKFEENLNYTSPQVRLLSESHNYFWNKEQTKNLALGLVTQQALLHHTEAMAFSDSQVKEVFAGKIASDQMLKDLGYKKTSDFWWAPSPTQYYYGSDKYYLPEKVIDVFGSETAVIYDRYNLLPIKTIVKATESSNYETTVEYDYQRLTPVKLTDHNDNVSEVILNPLGVVVATSLYGSEKGEKKGDKPLLEYQVRKNPNFEDVLGLADRANGPEYYLQNATSFFYYDLDAWRKNGQPVHVINLQRETHVSEGSFTRIRQIVTHIDGFGRNLETRMLTDSESEKWLASGRVVYNNKGTEVKKYEPFYSNSPFYDLEESVRNQGVSDTLYYDPLLRNIRIDTAKGFFSKVEFDSWTIKNFDLNDTVKDSTYYKEFTEKWNKASAGGKTALKDEKDALSKAEKHYSTPTIEHLDSLGRKFLQIETLSKDGQSNVELKSHVKLDIQGNELESVDARFYEQNQGKEETEKIKNFIHIYSMSGLLKSSSIDAGETWSLANVAGSAVYNWDGKGSLTYTEYDKLQRPIKVKVTDKDLNLNSNIVERFFYSENTQDKATNRYGMLIAHYDQAGLTEAKENDFKGQTLKSSYILRKNYKQEANWQNVESIVTVHADLEQEVFNSTAQYNALGEIIEKTDLQNNTHIPIYDIAGRVKQINLKKQGENIKTYVSDISYNPKGQRTSISYGNGVVTSYSYDSKTFRLTKLESQKGQKKLQSINYTYDPIGNITTMEDESYKTIFPNNKNIDTRSDYNYDSLYRLIEATGKEHPALNGKEEIITPIPHLNNQNAISNYTEYYDFDYGSNITKIRHNGKNSSTKEFYISNKSNRSLPIIDRRSVNESNIDESYDERGNVLKLHGSQNLHWNYRDNIAYVDIITRPSGKNDSEYYVYDSSGQRVRKVTETYQNNEKNSTRVEKIYFGDLEVMRTYQESGLSKEKYTVYVADDKSRVALHHYWTKGNPENVEIKSQSRYQLSNYLDSVALELNDNAEIITYEEYLPFGGTALIAGKTAREVTEKEYRYSGKERDDSTGLYYYGARYYAPWLLRWINPDPAGTVDGLNLYQFVKGNPINSVDIGGMVEEELSSKKRPHVQTLQKEGKDEIESAVEGLLLDDTHEQKKIKLADNDQSEERAKKYVILISAGDLSEALARIKQSGEEGGKLLAKRMVVTTYFSDAESKKQYSDYDRNKSELLEKDVTIINDMNISENSNSIKELEPYLTEGSQLHFHMPRVPRATSGYSTQQLIKDFLKIPSHLDIKDTQNLELSLTVPHPKMYQAKIFKGLYGLYKKSPKDNFYKVSEGIEDLETVLSDSESDNEQDLSSKFDYKHKQSTSDDTADVAKNKKMFIFWWRKASRLNWS; encoded by the coding sequence ATGGAATCCAACAAAGATACTACACAAAAGTCTACTATTGAGGCTAAAAAGCTTGAACTACCAAAAGGTGGTGGAGCGATAAAAGGAATAAGCGAAGCTTTTGAAGCTAATTCGTTCACAGGTACAGGTAGTTTTTCTATTCCAATTCCAATACCTCAATGCCGCAATTTTTCGCCTTCTTTAAGTGTTGATTATAGCTCTGGTGGTGGTAATGGAGTATTTGGTATAGGGTTTAATGTTTCAATAGCAAGTATTATCAGAAAAACATCAAAAAAAATTCCAACTTATGATGATGAAGATATTTTCGTACTTACAGGAGCAGATGATTTAGTACTCGTTAATGAGTCGAGTAATAGTGAATATGATATTACTTACTATGAGCCACGTATTGAAGGATTATTTGCCAAAATAGAGCGTTTGATAAGTAAAAATGATAATAGAGTTTATTGGCAAGTTACTAGTAAAGATGGCAGCATTGCTATTTATGGTAAAAATAAACAAGCACAAATTTATGATCCAAAGAGTAATAGACGCATAGCAGAATGGTTACTTGAGGAATTAAGTGATGTATATGGAAATAAAATATCCTACTATTACCGCTCTAGCAAAGTAGAACAAGGTGATGGCAGAGTAATTGATCGCATTACTTATGGACATAATAAAGAATTAAAGTACAACCATTTTGAAGTTCTGTTTGATTATGGTAAAAACGACTTTATAAGTCCAGTCGATAAAAAATATAATGAAGAAAGAAAAGCTATCATCCGCCCGGATCCATTTACTTCTCATATTACAGGGTTTGCAGTTAGAACTGAACTCTTATGCCGAGCGATAAGAATTTATCATCGTTTTGGTAGAGATCCAATACTGGTTAATGGTACTTATTTTGACTACGATGAAAAGCCAACAATCACCTACTTAAGGGCTGTAAAGCAAGTTGGCTATTATGAGAGGGGAGAAAAAAGATTTACAAAATCTACACCAACTTTAGTTTTTTCTCATACCAGCGATGATTCTACCTATGTTTCAACAGTTTCATCGGTAACACTTAACAATGGTAACAAACCATCTAAAGAGCTCCTGCAGATTTTAAAAGAACAAGATTTTGTCTTTTCAGAACAAAATGCAGAAATTTCTGAAGAAAGTTCAGGCTGGAAAATAAAAGACAGCGAAAAAACTCTTGTCATAAAAGAAAAAGGTAATTTTTTAAATCTTTACAATCCAAACAACAAAAACTCTTTTAACCCGGTAAAAATTCAAGGGTTTTCTGGTTACCTAAATGACCGAAGACTCCAATCGGTAGATCTATATCAAGAAGGTATTGAAGGAATATTATATAACGACGGCAACACGATCCTTTATTTTAGACCAAATGGTAATGGAGAGTTTGCTCAAGCTAAACTACTGGAGCGTTTTCCATCGCTGCTTCGTAAAACTACTTATTCACTGACGAGCTTAGAAGGTAACGGTGAGTTACAGCTTTATGTGAATGAAAGTGGTTTTCAGGGTTACCATGATTTTGATGGTAAATGGAGTGAATTTAAGCTTCTTGAGTCGCAAGTAGTCAATATCAGTAGTGAACTGCAAGAAATGATTGATGTTACCGGAGATGGAAGAACTGATATCGTAGTATTTGAAGGAGAAAGCGTTAGAGTATATCCATCTGCTGGTAAAAAAGGATACAAAAAAGCTATTTACAGTAAAGCGCCAAAAGACTTGCCAAATCAACGTGCCAGTTCAGAGAGTACTTTAGTACGCTTTGCTGATATGTTTGGTGATGGTAAGAGCCATCTAGTTAAAATAGAAAATGGTAAAGTAGAATGTTGGCCAAATCTTGGTTATGGTAAATTTGGCGAGAAAGTTACATTTAAGAACGCTCCATATTTTAGGGATGGATTCAATGCAAAAAGACTTTACTTTGCTGATATTGATGGTTCTGGTACTACAGATTTAGTTTATGCAAATCACAATAGCTTAGATATCTACTATAACAACAGCGGTAATTCTTTCAGTAAACCAGTAACTTTGAAATTACCGGTAGATTACAATCATATTGGTCGAATTGAGTTTGCTGACATTCTAGGGAATGGTACCAATTGTTTGCTTATTAGTTATCTTGATCAAAACTTAAAGTTACAACATTTATACTATGATTTTTACAATGGAGTAAAACCGCACTTACTGAAGCAAATAGATAATAACATGGGTAACATTACCCGTCTTCATTACGCAGCTTCTACCAAATTTTATTTAGAGGATAGAAAAGAAAATCGCCCGTGGGTAACAAGTCTGCCGTTCCCAGTACAAGTAATTGAAAAAATAGAAACCATAGATAATATAGTAGGAAGTAAACTTACCAATAAATATCGCTATCATCATGGATTTTATGATTACACTGAAAAAGAATTTCGCGGATTTGGTTTTGTTGAAACCTGGGATACAGAAGATTTTTCCAGTTCTGACCAAACTGAAAGAGAGCATTATGTTGCTCCTATTTATACCAAGACTTGGTACCATACTGGAGCTTATAAAAAGGCAGAAAATTTAGTTGAAAGTTATAGAAAGGAATTTTACCAAGGAGATAGAGAAGCGTTAAAAATAACACCGCAAGTGTTTGATGAAAATATCATCTCAATAGAGGATAAAAGACAAGCATACCGCGCTATTCAAGGGCAAATGTTAAGACAAGAAGTATATGGTTTGGATGAAAATCCTGATCTTTATCAGCATCCATATTCGGTAACAGAGTCCAGTGCTTGTGTAAAATTGCTACAATCTAGTACAAACAGCTCTCATAAAGTATTCAAATACGGAATTTTCTTTGTGAATTTACAAGAAACTATCAATTACCATTATGAAAGAAATTGTTGTGATCCACGTATTCAGCACGACTTTGTTTTAGAAGTTGATGAGTATGGTAATGTCATTAAATCAGCAAGTATTACTTACCCTCGTAGAATAGAGCCAAATAATTATTCAGAGCAGCAAAAATTACATGCCACTTTAGAACGTAATTTTTACGTTAATAATACTAAAGAATTTTACTTACTTGGAGCTCTCTATAAATCACAAGCTTTTGAGATTGGTGGCCTAAGAGTTGCAGTTAGTGGTTATACTAATATTAATGACTTAAGGACTCACATAACACAGTCCTTGCAAAATACGATAAAATTTGAAGAGAACTTAAATTATACGAGTCCACAAGTAAGACTCTTAAGTGAAAGTCATAATTACTTTTGGAATAAAGAACAAACTAAAAACTTAGCACTTGGCTTAGTAACTCAGCAAGCACTTCTCCACCATACTGAAGCTATGGCATTTTCAGATAGCCAAGTAAAAGAAGTATTTGCCGGAAAAATCGCGTCTGATCAAATGCTAAAAGATCTTGGCTATAAAAAAACTTCTGACTTTTGGTGGGCACCAAGTCCGACACAATACTATTATGGTAGTGATAAATACTATTTACCTGAAAAAGTAATTGATGTTTTCGGTAGCGAAACTGCAGTTATTTATGATCGGTATAATTTACTGCCAATAAAGACGATAGTAAAAGCAACTGAAAGCTCAAATTATGAAACTACTGTAGAATATGATTATCAACGTTTAACGCCAGTAAAACTAACTGATCACAATGATAATGTTTCAGAAGTTATATTAAATCCACTTGGGGTGGTAGTTGCCACATCTCTTTATGGCAGTGAAAAAGGGGAAAAGAAAGGTGATAAACCACTACTCGAATATCAAGTCAGAAAAAATCCAAATTTTGAAGATGTTTTAGGCTTGGCAGATAGAGCAAATGGTCCTGAGTACTACTTACAGAATGCAACCAGCTTCTTTTATTATGACTTAGATGCTTGGAGAAAAAATGGCCAACCTGTGCATGTGATTAATCTGCAGAGAGAAACTCATGTTTCAGAAGGAAGTTTTACAAGAATAAGGCAAATTGTAACTCACATTGATGGCTTTGGTAGAAACCTTGAGACTAGAATGCTCACTGATTCTGAGAGTGAAAAGTGGCTAGCATCAGGGAGAGTTGTATATAACAATAAAGGTACGGAGGTGAAAAAGTATGAACCTTTTTATAGTAATTCACCTTTTTATGACCTCGAAGAGAGTGTGCGTAATCAAGGAGTATCTGACACTCTTTATTATGATCCTCTGCTGAGGAATATTCGTATTGATACGGCAAAAGGTTTTTTCAGTAAAGTAGAATTTGATTCGTGGACTATCAAGAATTTTGATCTTAATGATACAGTGAAAGATTCGACATACTACAAAGAATTTACCGAGAAATGGAATAAAGCAAGTGCAGGAGGAAAAACAGCTTTAAAGGACGAAAAAGATGCACTCAGCAAAGCAGAAAAGCATTACAGTACGCCAACCATAGAGCATCTAGACAGTTTAGGAAGAAAGTTTCTGCAGATAGAAACTTTAAGTAAAGACGGACAAAGCAATGTAGAATTAAAATCCCACGTAAAACTTGATATTCAAGGAAATGAGCTGGAAAGTGTTGATGCAAGATTTTATGAGCAAAACCAGGGTAAGGAAGAAACTGAAAAAATAAAGAATTTTATCCACATCTATTCAATGTCTGGGCTTTTAAAGAGTAGCAGTATTGATGCTGGAGAAACCTGGAGTTTAGCAAATGTTGCTGGAAGTGCAGTATACAATTGGGATGGCAAAGGATCGCTTACTTACACAGAATATGATAAATTGCAACGGCCAATAAAGGTAAAAGTTACTGATAAGGATCTAAATTTAAATAGTAATATCGTTGAAAGATTCTTTTATTCTGAGAATACTCAAGATAAGGCAACAAACCGTTATGGAATGCTTATTGCCCATTATGATCAGGCAGGACTAACTGAAGCTAAAGAAAATGATTTTAAAGGTCAGACATTAAAAAGTAGCTACATTCTGAGAAAGAATTATAAACAAGAGGCAAATTGGCAAAACGTTGAAAGTATTGTTACGGTACATGCAGATCTTGAACAGGAAGTGTTTAATTCCACCGCTCAGTATAATGCCTTAGGCGAAATAATTGAGAAAACAGATTTGCAAAATAATACTCATATTCCAATTTATGATATAGCTGGCAGAGTAAAACAAATTAACCTTAAGAAGCAAGGAGAAAATATAAAAACCTATGTTTCAGACATCAGTTACAACCCTAAAGGTCAGCGTACATCGATTAGCTATGGCAATGGTGTTGTTACCAGCTATAGTTATGACTCTAAAACTTTCCGGCTCACTAAACTAGAAAGTCAAAAAGGACAAAAAAAATTACAAAGTATCAACTATACGTATGATCCTATAGGAAACATTACTACAATGGAAGATGAGTCTTATAAGACCATTTTTCCGAACAACAAGAATATAGATACTAGGTCTGATTATAACTACGATTCGCTTTATCGACTGATTGAGGCAACAGGAAAGGAACATCCAGCGCTGAATGGAAAGGAAGAAATTATTACACCGATTCCGCATCTAAATAACCAAAATGCGATTAGCAATTACACGGAATATTATGACTTTGATTATGGAAGTAACATTACGAAAATTAGGCATAACGGAAAAAATAGTTCCACTAAAGAGTTTTACATCTCAAACAAATCCAATCGTAGTTTGCCAATAATAGATAGAAGATCTGTCAATGAAAGCAATATAGATGAGAGTTATGATGAAAGGGGTAATGTACTTAAGCTTCATGGTTCACAAAATTTGCATTGGAATTACCGAGATAACATAGCTTACGTTGATATCATAACTCGCCCAAGTGGTAAAAATGATAGTGAATACTATGTTTATGACAGTAGTGGACAAAGGGTACGAAAAGTTACTGAAACTTATCAGAATAATGAAAAAAACTCTACTCGAGTAGAAAAAATCTACTTTGGTGATCTTGAGGTTATGAGAACCTATCAAGAGAGTGGTTTAAGTAAAGAAAAATACACTGTTTATGTTGCAGATGATAAGAGTAGAGTAGCATTGCACCATTATTGGACTAAAGGTAATCCAGAAAACGTGGAAATAAAAAGTCAAAGTCGTTATCAGCTCAGTAATTATTTAGATTCAGTAGCTTTGGAATTAAATGATAATGCTGAAATAATAACCTACGAGGAATATCTGCCATTTGGTGGCACAGCGCTAATTGCAGGCAAAACAGCTCGTGAAGTAACGGAAAAAGAATATAGGTATTCGGGGAAAGAGAGAGATGATTCAACGGGTCTATACTATTACGGTGCACGTTACTATGCACCATGGCTTCTCAGGTGGATTAATCCTGATCCTGCTGGGACTGTGGATGGGCTAAATCTTTATCAGTTTGTTAAGGGGAATCCCATTAATAGTGTTGATATTGGAGGAATGGTGGAGGAAGAGTTAAGTTCCAAAAAGAGACCACATGTTCAGACATTACAGAAAGAAGGTAAAGATGAGATAGAAAGCGCTGTGGAAGGCCTCTTATTAGACGATACGCATGAGCAAAAAAAAATTAAGCTTGCTGATAATGATCAGTCAGAAGAGCGGGCAAAAAAATATGTAATACTTATTTCTGCAGGAGACCTCTCGGAAGCTTTAGCACGAATAAAACAGAGTGGAGAAGAAGGTGGTAAGCTTCTAGCTAAAAGAATGGTAGTTACCACTTATTTTAGTGATGCTGAGTCAAAGAAACAGTACTCAGATTACGATAGAAATAAAAGTGAACTTCTGGAAAAAGATGTTACTATAATAAACGATATGAATATATCTGAGAATAGTAATTCCATAAAAGAGTTAGAACCTTATCTAACTGAAGGCAGTCAATTACACTTTCACATGCCTAGAGTACCTAGAGCAACATCAGGATACTCAACTCAACAATTAATTAAGGATTTTTTGAAAATACCGTCACACCTTGATATTAAGGATACACAAAACCTAGAGCTTTCCCTAACAGTTCCTCACCCTAAGATGTATCAGGCAAAAATATTCAAAGGATTGTATGGCCTATACAAAAAATCGCCGAAAGATAATTTCTATAAAGTTTCAGAAGGAATAGAGGATCTTGAGACTGTATTAAGTGACTCGGAATCGGATAATGAACAAGATCTTTCTTCTAAGTTTGATTATAAACACAAACAATCGACGTCAGATGATACCGCAGACGTAGCCAAAAATAAGAAAATGTTCATATTTTGGTGGAGAAAAGCAAGTAGACTAAATTGGTCATGA
- a CDS encoding Tc toxin subunit A — MTTDSNVVETIFKTKESYNECDHCQSVLSPAAYFVKLVETIEKYIPGHKLKERRPDLFELPLDCNSTNKTKLYLEIANEIMENNLNKKLGGNALEKLAKAKYPFNLPANFPLVSICAYLEKQGINLADVYKVLEPKADSIAESLGLSPEEYELITTPNHDISEVYGISKSELKNVEKFIAQTNIDSDKLKQLIDCYNRIDPTNKLSINSGTIDNIDQALGFLHRFIRLANKLNWSFDGLCNVLLAVDKNEIDANSLKEISRIKSLQEKLKKPLSGVCKLYSNASISIEGSKSEEDANNAAESLLFLQGVKESDLKKAYGIEEPSEPFKEENFDEFIARTGIKRQEVEWLLDNYKSTTHSKKAKKQEKISVKEQKFLHNFTQLAGQLKLLFGKLNTIIAELPSEFKLKDLGTFKKVCQTEKKVIN, encoded by the coding sequence ATGACAACAGATAGCAACGTAGTTGAAACTATATTTAAGACTAAAGAAAGTTATAACGAATGTGACCATTGCCAGTCAGTTTTAAGTCCAGCAGCTTATTTTGTTAAGTTGGTTGAAACTATTGAAAAGTATATTCCAGGGCATAAACTTAAAGAACGTCGTCCTGACTTATTTGAGCTTCCACTAGATTGTAATAGCACTAACAAAACAAAGTTATACCTGGAGATTGCTAATGAAATAATGGAGAATAATCTGAATAAGAAACTAGGTGGCAATGCTCTAGAAAAATTAGCTAAAGCTAAGTATCCATTTAATCTACCAGCAAATTTTCCTTTAGTTAGCATATGTGCTTATCTTGAAAAGCAGGGTATAAATTTAGCTGATGTATATAAGGTACTGGAACCAAAAGCTGATAGTATAGCAGAATCTTTAGGCCTTTCTCCAGAAGAGTACGAACTTATTACTACTCCAAATCATGACATAAGCGAAGTTTATGGTATAAGTAAAAGTGAGCTTAAAAACGTTGAGAAGTTCATTGCTCAAACTAATATAGACTCTGATAAATTAAAGCAGCTAATTGACTGCTATAACAGAATTGATCCTACCAATAAGCTAAGTATCAATTCTGGTACTATAGATAACATTGATCAGGCATTAGGCTTTCTACATCGCTTTATTCGTCTTGCAAATAAGCTTAATTGGTCGTTTGATGGACTGTGTAATGTATTACTTGCGGTTGATAAGAATGAAATTGATGCAAATTCTTTAAAGGAAATAAGTAGAATCAAAAGCTTGCAGGAAAAGCTAAAAAAGCCTTTAAGTGGAGTATGTAAGCTATATTCTAATGCTTCCATATCAATAGAAGGAAGTAAGAGTGAAGAAGATGCTAACAATGCAGCAGAGTCTTTACTCTTTTTACAAGGAGTAAAAGAATCAGATCTAAAGAAAGCATATGGTATAGAGGAACCTTCTGAACCATTTAAAGAAGAAAATTTTGATGAATTCATTGCAAGAACTGGAATCAAACGTCAGGAAGTGGAATGGCTGCTTGATAACTATAAATCTACTACTCATAGCAAGAAAGCCAAGAAACAAGAAAAAATTAGTGTTAAAGAGCAAAAGTTTCTACACAACTTTACTCAGCTTGCTGGGCAACTAAAATTGTTATTTGGTAAGTTAAACACGATAATTGCAGAGTTACCAAGTGAATTTAAGCTTAAGGATTTGGGAACGTTCAAAAAAGTGTGTCAAACCGAAAAAAAAGTAATAAATTGA
- a CDS encoding patatin-like phospholipase family protein, which produces MAKYILSVDGGGIRGIIPAIILAEIESRTKKPISQIFDLMAGTSTGGIIVAGLCKSNKPQYSANDLVGLYQEYGAYIFQSSFWRKSIASWLSGSQYSYRNMEFILNKYFGESTMADVASNLLLTSYDIHNSCEFFFKNWKEKNIKLKDALRATTAAPTYFTPKRLKISQTERVLIDGGVFANNPAACAYASAKKLFRDDEIILLSIGTGGTDRSIKYANSRRFGKIGWVKPLLNVMFASGLDCVDYQLEQVMGDKYIRIQSQLKVASTEMDNITSKNIKRLQQEAEVMIESHQRAIDDFCATKII; this is translated from the coding sequence GTGGCAAAGTATATTTTATCGGTTGATGGAGGTGGAATTAGAGGAATAATTCCTGCTATTATTCTAGCAGAAATTGAATCTAGGACAAAAAAGCCAATTTCTCAAATTTTTGACTTAATGGCAGGAACCTCAACCGGTGGGATTATTGTTGCTGGACTTTGTAAAAGCAATAAACCTCAATACTCTGCCAATGATTTAGTTGGACTTTACCAAGAGTATGGAGCTTATATCTTTCAATCATCATTTTGGAGAAAATCAATTGCTTCTTGGCTGAGTGGTTCTCAGTACTCGTATAGAAATATGGAATTTATTCTCAACAAATACTTTGGTGAAAGTACTATGGCCGATGTTGCAAGTAATCTACTACTCACCAGTTATGATATTCACAATAGTTGTGAATTTTTCTTCAAAAATTGGAAAGAAAAAAACATTAAGTTGAAAGATGCACTCAGAGCTACAACAGCTGCTCCAACGTACTTCACACCAAAACGTCTGAAAATTAGCCAAACAGAGAGAGTGTTGATAGATGGCGGAGTGTTTGCCAATAATCCAGCGGCTTGTGCATATGCAAGTGCTAAGAAGTTATTTCGAGATGATGAGATTATACTGCTATCAATAGGAACTGGTGGAACAGATAGAAGTATAAAGTATGCTAACTCAAGGAGATTTGGAAAAATAGGGTGGGTCAAGCCACTACTGAATGTGATGTTTGCTTCTGGATTGGATTGCGTTGATTATCAACTAGAGCAAGTAATGGGTGATAAATATATACGCATACAATCACAACTCAAAGTAGCATCAACTGAGATGGATAATATAACATCTAAAAATATCAAACGTTTGCAGCAAGAGGCAGAGGTAATGATAGAAAGCCATCAAAGAGCAATTGATGATTTTTGCGCTACCAAAATTATATAA